The Pseudomonas orientalis genome contains a region encoding:
- the prfB gene encoding peptide chain release factor 2 (programmed frameshift) yields the protein MEINPILNTIKDLSERSETIRGYLDYDQKHERLTEVNRELEDPSVWNKPEYAQELGRERAALAQIVDTLDELNTGLADCRDLLDMAVEEDDESAVGDVVAELARLEENLAKLEFRRMFSHEMDPNNAYLDIQAGSGGTEAQDWANILLRMYLRWADKRGFDATIMELSAGEVAGIKGATVHIKGEYAFGWLRTEIGVHRLVRKSPFDSGNRRHTSFSAVFVSPEIDDKVEIEINPADLRIDTYRSSGAGGQHVNTTDSAVRITHVPTNTVVSCQNERSQHANKDTAMKMLRAKLYEQEMQKRNAASQALEDTKSDIGWGHQIRSYVLDASRIKDLRTNIERSDCDKVLDGDIDEYLEASLKSGL from the exons ATGGAAATCAACCCGATCCTTAACACCATCAAGGACCTGTCCGAGCGCTCCGAAACTATTCGGGGGTATCTT GACTACGATCAAAAGCATGAGCGTCTGACCGAAGTCAATCGCGAGCTTGAAGATCCGAGTGTCTGGAACAAACCTGAGTACGCCCAGGAACTGGGGCGCGAGCGCGCTGCGCTGGCGCAGATCGTCGACACGCTCGACGAGCTGAACACCGGCCTGGCCGACTGCCGCGACCTGCTGGACATGGCCGTCGAGGAAGATGACGAAAGCGCCGTGGGCGATGTTGTCGCCGAGTTGGCCCGTCTCGAGGAAAACCTCGCCAAGCTTGAATTTCGCCGCATGTTCAGCCACGAAATGGACCCGAACAACGCCTACCTGGATATCCAGGCCGGTTCCGGCGGCACCGAGGCCCAGGACTGGGCCAACATCCTGCTGCGCATGTACCTGCGCTGGGCCGACAAGCGCGGTTTCGACGCGACCATCATGGAGCTGTCCGCCGGTGAAGTGGCCGGTATCAAGGGCGCGACCGTGCACATCAAGGGTGAATACGCCTTTGGCTGGTTGCGTACCGAGATCGGCGTGCACCGCCTGGTGCGCAAGAGCCCGTTCGACTCCGGCAACCGTCGCCATACGTCCTTCTCGGCGGTGTTCGTCTCCCCGGAGATCGACGACAAGGTGGAAATCGAGATCAACCCGGCCGACCTGCGCATCGACACCTACCGTTCCTCCGGTGCCGGTGGCCAGCACGTAAACACCACCGACTCGGCCGTGCGTATCACCCACGTACCGACCAACACCGTGGTCAGCTGCCAGAATGAGCGCTCCCAGCACGCCAACAAGGACACCGCCATGAAAATGCTGCGGGCCAAGTTGTACGAGCAGGAAATGCAGAAGCGCAATGCCGCTTCCCAGGCGCTGGAAGACACCAAGTCGGACATCGGTTGGGGACACCAGATCCGTTCCTATGTGCTCGATGCGTCGCGGATCAAGGATTTGCGCACCAACATTGAACGCAGCGACTGCGACAAGGTGCTCGACGGCGATATCGACGAATACCTGGAAGCCAGCCTGAAATCGGGGCTGTAA
- the lysS gene encoding lysine--tRNA ligase, protein MSDQQLDPQALQQEENSLIALRKEKLAAERAKGNAFPNDFRRDNYCDALQKEYADKTKEELAEAAIPVKVAGRIMLNRGSFMVIQDMTGRIQVYVNRKTLSEETLASVKTWDMGDIIAAEGTLARSGKGDLYVEMTSVRLLTKSLRPLPDKHHGLTDTEQRYRQRYVDLIVNEDVRQTFRVRSQVIAHIRSFLAQRDFLEVETPMLQTIPGGAAAKPFETHHNALDLPMFLRIAPELYLKRLVVGGFEKVFEINRNFRNEGVSTRHNPEFTMLEFYQAYADYEDNMDLTEELFRELAQLVLGSTDVPYGDKVFHFGEPFVRLSVFDSILKYNPELTADDLNDIDKARAIAKKAGAKVLGFEGLGKLQVMIFEELVEHKLEQPHFITQYPFEVSPLARRNDDNPNVTDRFELFIGGREIANAYSELNDAEDQAERFMAQVADKDAGDDEAMHYDADFVRALEYGMPPTAGEGIGIDRLVMLLTNSPSIRDVILFPHMRPQA, encoded by the coding sequence ATGAGCGACCAACAACTCGACCCGCAAGCCCTGCAACAGGAAGAAAACTCCCTGATCGCCCTGCGCAAGGAAAAGCTTGCTGCCGAGCGCGCCAAGGGTAACGCCTTCCCCAACGACTTCCGCCGCGACAACTACTGCGATGCCCTGCAGAAAGAGTACGCGGACAAGACCAAGGAAGAGCTGGCAGAAGCGGCGATCCCGGTCAAGGTGGCGGGTCGCATCATGCTCAACCGTGGCTCGTTCATGGTGATCCAGGACATGACCGGGCGCATCCAGGTCTACGTCAACCGCAAGACCCTTTCCGAAGAAACCCTGGCCTCGGTGAAAACCTGGGACATGGGCGACATCATCGCAGCCGAAGGCACCCTGGCCCGTTCCGGCAAAGGCGACCTGTATGTCGAGATGACCAGCGTGCGCCTGCTGACCAAGTCCCTGCGCCCGCTGCCGGACAAGCACCACGGCCTGACCGACACCGAGCAGCGCTACCGCCAGCGCTACGTTGACCTGATCGTCAACGAAGACGTGCGCCAGACCTTCCGCGTGCGTTCGCAGGTCATCGCCCACATCCGCAGCTTCCTGGCCCAGCGTGACTTCCTGGAAGTGGAAACGCCGATGCTGCAGACCATCCCTGGTGGCGCCGCGGCCAAGCCGTTCGAAACCCACCACAATGCGCTGGACCTGCCAATGTTCCTGCGGATCGCGCCGGAGCTGTACCTCAAGCGCCTGGTGGTCGGCGGTTTCGAGAAGGTGTTCGAGATCAACCGCAACTTCCGTAACGAAGGCGTCTCGACGCGGCACAACCCTGAATTCACCATGTTGGAGTTCTACCAGGCCTACGCCGACTACGAAGACAACATGGACCTGACCGAAGAGCTGTTCCGCGAGCTGGCGCAGCTGGTGCTGGGCAGCACCGACGTGCCGTACGGCGACAAAGTGTTCCACTTCGGCGAGCCGTTCGTGCGTCTGTCGGTGTTCGACTCGATCCTCAAGTACAACCCTGAGCTGACCGCCGACGACCTGAACGACATCGACAAGGCTCGCGCCATCGCCAAGAAGGCCGGCGCCAAAGTGCTGGGCTTCGAAGGCTTGGGCAAGTTGCAGGTGATGATTTTCGAAGAGCTGGTGGAGCACAAGCTGGAACAGCCGCACTTCATTACCCAGTACCCGTTCGAAGTGTCGCCGCTGGCGCGTCGTAACGACGACAACCCGAACGTTACCGACCGTTTCGAATTGTTCATTGGCGGCCGTGAAATCGCCAATGCCTATTCCGAGCTTAACGACGCGGAAGATCAGGCCGAGCGCTTCATGGCCCAGGTGGCCGACAAGGACGCCGGTGATGACGAAGCCATGCACTACGATGCCGACTTCGTACGGGCCCTGGAATACGGCATGCCGCCAACCGCCGGTGAAGGTATCGGCATCGACCGGCTGGTGATGCTGTTGACCAACTCGCCGTCGATCCGCGATGTGATCTTGTTCCCGCATATGCGGCCACAAGCGTAA
- a CDS encoding TetR/AcrR family transcriptional regulator, with translation MNRVMAQEGAAGVAAAVADSVQYQGRKASRRGSEQRRQDILDAAMRIVVRDGVRAVRHRAVAAEAGVPLSATTYYFKDIDDLLTDTFAQYVERSAAFMGKLWVRNEGLLREMVAYGDGSPASRSQLADDIARLTADYVQRQLINRREYLMAEQAFRQEALLNPRLAELVRSHQQILLQGTGQFFQVLGSREPQQDAKVLTAIISRMEYQGLLGGAEPLTGDEMLEILKRYMHLVLASV, from the coding sequence GTGAACCGCGTAATGGCTCAAGAAGGCGCCGCCGGCGTTGCCGCTGCCGTGGCCGATAGCGTCCAGTACCAGGGCCGCAAGGCCAGCCGCCGGGGGAGTGAACAGCGCCGGCAGGACATTCTCGATGCGGCCATGCGCATCGTGGTACGCGACGGCGTACGTGCCGTGCGGCACCGGGCCGTGGCGGCGGAGGCCGGTGTGCCGTTGTCGGCCACCACTTACTACTTCAAGGATATCGATGACCTGCTCACCGACACCTTCGCCCAATACGTCGAACGCAGCGCCGCGTTCATGGGCAAGCTGTGGGTGCGCAACGAAGGCCTGCTGCGCGAGATGGTCGCTTACGGCGACGGCAGTCCGGCGTCGCGCTCGCAGCTGGCCGATGACATTGCGCGGCTGACCGCTGACTATGTGCAGCGCCAGTTGATCAACCGTCGCGAATACCTGATGGCCGAGCAGGCTTTCCGCCAGGAAGCCTTGCTCAATCCGCGCCTTGCCGAACTGGTACGCTCCCACCAACAGATTCTGCTGCAAGGCACCGGGCAGTTTTTCCAGGTATTGGGCTCCCGCGAGCCGCAGCAGGATGCCAAGGTGTTGACGGCGATTATCAGTCGGATGGAATATCAGGGCCTGTTGGGCGGCGCAGAGCCGCTGACCGGTGACGAAATGCTGGAGATACTCAAGCGTTACATGCACCTGGTATTGGCTTCAGTCTGA